The region ACGGTTCATTACGCGCAGCAAAGGTGTCTTTCGCCTCTTGCCAGCTGACCTTCTTCTTGATCACCTGATAGTCGCTTTTCACCAGCTCTTTCATGCGAGCTTCTAACTTCACCAAGTCGTCTTCGGTCAAGGTGTGGTCAAGATCCACGTCATAATAGAAACCGTTGTCGATAACCGGGCCGATGGCCATCTTGGTCTGGGGCCATAATTGCTTAATGGCATGACCCAACAGATGTGCACAAGAGTGGCGCAAGATGACTAGGCCATCTTCATCTTTCGCGGTAATGATGGCCAGCTTAGCGTCGTTTTCTATCAACTCACAGGCATCAACCAATTGGCCATCAATGCGACCAGCGATACAGGCTTTGGCAAGACCAGGGCCGATATCGAGGGCGACGTCCATCACGGAAACCGCATGATCAAAATGGCGTTGGCTACCATCGGGAAGGGTAATTGTCGGCATGAAAAATCCTTAACAGTGGTGCACCCTACCAAAGCGCACGTGTAATATATAAAAATGAACCTGTAGCTGATGGGTCTTTAGCTAAGAGCAAGCTTCATTACGGCTCAACCGTCTGACGTACTCTGTCAGCGTCGCACATATTAGACCTAGGCTATGCACTTAAAACCATGAACTGCGGCTTAAGCCAGCCTAGCCTTGATGGCATAAGTTGAGGGCGGGTATTTTAGCAGAACTGGCTACTATCGACCATGCTAGAACAGCCTTAAATCGTGGCTTTTTGCGACGCTTGTTCTTTAAGCCAAATAAAACGGCTGTGCGGGACATACAGTAAGTCTGCCACTTGGCGAATCACCCCCTCTTCTTCCGGATCCAGATACGCATCAATAAAGGCTAACTGCCAAAGCGAATACAACAGCTGTTCGCGCTCATTAATCGGTAAGTTTTTTAGCTCAGTGGTAAATTCATACAAAGACACCACATCCTGTTGCTTAGCTAAGCACTCGGCTAACAACTGTTGTATTTCTTGGGGTGTTTGCTGGGTTAAGCGCTGCAGTAATTGGCTCATGCGCGCCTGTTCTTCGGGGCTGGCCTCGCCATCCGCTAACATCACCTCCGCTAATAACGCGGCCATGGCCATGTCTTTACTGGGGCCCGTTGAGGGCTTTTGTGCTTCTAAGGTAAGTAACTGTTTAAGTTTGTTGAGCATCAGCATTCCTTATTAATGGGTTAGCCTTTTGATGGTTGCTCATGTATATCAGGATGTAAACCCTGAGCCAAAAACTATTATTAGCAAATTTAAGGAGCCCAAATGTCGTCTGAAGTGGTGTTAATTACCGGTGCAGCCAAACGGATTGGTGCTGAAATCAGCCGGCACTTACACAGCCTTGGCTATCGATTAGTGCTGCATTATCACCACAGTGAAACGGCCGCTCTTTCCTTGCAGCAGCAACTCAATGATCGGCGTGCTAACAGCGTGCAGCTAGTCTGCCAAGACTTGACTCAACTGCATGATATTGAGGCCATGGCTGGGCGAGTAATCGAGTGTTTCGGTCGCCTCGATGGCTTAGTGAATAATGCCTCTAGCTTTTATGCCACGCCCTTTGGTGACAGCACACCTGCCCAATGGCAGGATTTATTGGCGACGAATGCGGCGGCGCCCTACTTCTTATGCCAAGCTTTGGCGAAAAATTTACAGCTAAACCAAGGCGCGATTGTGAATATGGTCGATATTCATGCAGACAAAGGCTTAAGCCAGCACTTGATGTACAGCATGGCGAAAAATGCGCTCGCCACCTTGACCCGTGGGCTGGCCGCTGAGTTAGCCCCCCAAGTGCGCGTCAATGGTATAGCTCCGGGTGCCATCTTGTGGCCAGAGCAATCGTTAACTGCCGCGCAAAAACAGCAAGTATTAAGCAGCATTCCGATGCAGCGTTTAGGGGAAGCCCAAGAGATTGCCGAAACCGTGGCCTTTTTATTGTTCGGCCCGCGTTATATAACGGGCCAAATTATTGCGCTAGACGGCGGGCGTTCCAGCCAAGGCTTAAGCGAGGCGTGATCTAACAGCGTGAGGTGCAAGCCAACCTCACATTTTTTCTTTACAGCACAGCCATCACGGCTAGGTTTCAGCGCTCATTCAGCGTTGTTATTTGCCGGTGTGGCAAGGTGAAGTGCTGGCATTCGCGGTTTAGCACTATATTTAGCAGGAGTCGTTACCTTTACCTACGACCCCTACTCCCAATCGTCGTTAAGGAGCACGCTATGCGAGACTTTTTTCAACGCAATGTGAGCTGTCCGCATTGCGGTCATCATACCGAGCTGGCAATAGACGGTTCACAAGGCGACCAAGATTATTATGAAGATTGCACCGCCTGCTGTAACTCAATGCACATTAAGGTGGTACGTAATGAGCTAAAAGACAAAATTGAGGTTAGCGTGGATGCGGATGATGAGCAGATATTTTAAGTGAGGTTGAGACAATCGTCAGGTTAGTATGTTGGCATAATTAAGCTTATACGCGGACACAGACCTGAGGCTATTGAGTTTAGGCATAATGCCGCGCCCAATAGCCCTGAACAGGTAAACAAAAAAGCTGCCTGCGGCTCGCTCGTCTTAACGATTAGCCAGTACCCGCTCTACCGTATCGACGATGGCTTGGGTTTGGGGATCTATCTCTAAGTTCACCTGATAACCGGGCTGTACTGCGCCTAAGTTAGTTCGGCTTAAGGTTTCAGGAATTAAATGCACCGCAAAGCGGTCTTCGTTTACCTGCCCCACGGTTAAGCTAATACCATCGATGCCAATATAGCCTTTATTGAACACATATTTAGCAAGCTCGCTCGGTAAGCCAAACCATAAGGTAGTATTAGTCTCGGTTTCGATACGCTCTAGTAGCGCAGACATGGCCATAATATGGCCGGACATCGCATGGCCGCCTATATCATCGCCAAAGCGTGCTGCTCGCTCTAAATTGACCAGATGGCCTACTTTAAGCTGACCAAGATTGGTTACGCGCAAGGTTTCTTGCATTAAATCAAAGTGCACCGCTTGGCCGTGAATGGCGGTCACCGTTAAGCAGCAACCATTGTGTGCCACAGACGCACCGAGCGCTAAGCCTGGCAACATCTCGGGCGGAAGAGAGACCACATGAGTACGAAAGTCGGCTTTTTCTATGACCTCTAATACCTGCCCTTGACCTTGAACGATTCCAGTGAACATGGTTTTTCCTTTACTAATTTCAGTTTAAGATATTTCAGTTTAACGTCAGTCGATTCAGTAATAACGGCTTAATATAGTGGGATAAAGCACAAAACAAGGCTATATTGCCGACCGTTGTTGATAAATAGCTATTTTCTACCACCCCACCCCAGAAAAACGAGATATAACGCATGGCAGTTACGCCCTACCTCAGAGAAGTTCCTCGCTTATTACGCCTGTGCGGCCCCATCTTAGTGGCACAAATGGCCCAGACCATGATCAGCTTCGTTGATACCCTAATGGCGGGGCAAGTCAGCGCCACTGATCTTGCGGCGGTGGCGGTGGCAACCAGCTTTTGGTTGCCACTGATCTTATTAGTACAAGGCGTTATTATGGCGTTAACGCCCATCATATCGCAATTAAATGGTGCTCGCCGCCAAAGCGAGGTAGCAGCGGCCGTGCATCAAGGATTTTGGCTGACGATATTAGTCACCCTGCCCGCCATGTTGGCCTTGTATTATTCACCCATGGCTTTGCATTGGATGAACGTAGAGCCAGAGCTGGCTCATAAAACCGCCGGCTACTTGCATGCCATTTTGTGGGGCATGCCAGCGTACGCGTTATATCAGGTGTTGCGTAACTTCAGTGAGGGGTTATCTCATACCCTGCCAACTATGGTGCTCGGTTTTATTGGCTTGGCGGTCAACGTGCCCGCCAACTATATATTAATTCACGGACACTTTGGCTTTCCAGCTTTAGGCGGTGTGGGCTGTGGTTATGCCTCGGCACTGGTATTTTGGGTAATGCTAGTTGGCATGATTTTTTATACCCACCGCTCAAGCGTGTTGAGTAAATTTAATATTTTTAGCACCATATCGCCGCCGGATTGGCCGCAAATTCGTCGCTTATTTAAGTTAGGCTTTCCCATTGCCATGGCTATTTTTTGTGAGGTGACGCTGTTTACCGTGGTGGCGCTATTATTAGCACCGTTTGGCGCCGAAATTGTCGCCGGTCATCAAATTGCCATCAACTTTTCTAGTCTGATCTTTATGATACCGCTCAGCCTTGGTATGGCCATGACCATACGCGTGGGCCATACCTTAGGCGAAAATCAGCCCGAGCGGGCCAAACGCATTAGTATTGTGGGTATCGTTTTTGGTTGTGGGGTGGCACTGATCTGCGCTTTGGCTACGGTGACAGGCCGTTATTGGATTGGCGGTTTGTACACGGATAATGCGCAAGTATTAGAGCTGGCGGCCAGTTTGTTATTGTTGGCCTCTTTGTATCAAATTTCTGACTCGGCCCAAGTGATTGCCGCCGCAGCACTGCGCGGCTATAAAGACACACAAACCATTTTTTACATTACCTTTGTATCTTTCTGGCTGTTTGGTTTGCCGATTGGCATGATATTAAGCCTCACAGATTGGCTGGTACCCGCCATGGGACCCCACGGCTTTTGGGTCGGGTTCTTGGTCGGCTTAAGCCTGGCGGCAACCGCACTCATATGGCGATTAAGAGTAATTTATGCGCGCGTGGAATCTAATCGTCGGGCTAACTTGCCTTTGGTTGACGGCATGTAGTCCGCAAGATGAGCTCACTGATCATTTTCAAACCTATCTTACTCGGGTCGCCTACGTGCTCGAGGTACCGGCGCCGCCATTAAGCCCTCCACCAGCGTTAGCACCTTTGCCTGCCCAGCGTGAGCTTACATTAATGCCGGCGCGCATTAGCTCAGGCTTGCTGGATGCGCTTAAGCTCAGCCAATGTGACCTGTTGGGGTTGGTGGCCGAACACAATGGCCCTGCAGGTAAAAGTCTATCTGCCGCGGGCCAATTTGCCTATCATCTGCAATTTCAACGGGGCTTAGCGCTGTGTGTAACGCACATCGATGATGCGCAGCTACACGTTTGGCTCACCGAGCTTGCCCAGCTGAAAGCACCGTTATTGCCGATTTACTTTTGGAATATGATGGTCGCGGAGCCGGAAGTGCGAACGGCTCTAAGCCCCGTCCAACACAGCTTAGCCTTTAACTCTCAGGGCGGTTATCAAGCCACATTACAGGCTTTTAGCCTGTTTACTCACTTACAAACACAAGCAAACCAATACGCAATCAGGCCCCTTGCTCTGTCGAACATTAGGTCAGAAAATAGGTCGAAATACAGGCCTGTGGATATAAATGAGGAGGTAAGTGAAGAGTTAAGTGAAGAGCTAAATCAGGCCTTGCGTGGTTTATATAAGAACCCCTACTTTGGCCAGCTAGTTTACTCCTTGCACGCCAGTGCCGAGCACCTTGAGCAAAGCATCGACTTTTTAGGACAGTTATCGCATTTTAACTGCCAAGGGGCCAATGCCATTAAAGCCGAACGGCTGCGCAATGCCCTGCAACACTATTATATTAAAGATATTCAGCCCTACTTTACTGAGTTGGATCGCCAATTTGTACAGCTGGCACCGCTGTTACAAGCGAGCTTAACGCCACCTGCCGAAAAGGCAGACGTTATGGCCGACTATCAAAAGCAGCTCGCCTTAGGGCTAGAGAGTCAGCTCTATGTGCGCTATCGCACATTAACATTACAACATGCCAAGGTTTGGCAAGATTTTCTAAAACGGTGCGAACTTTCACCAAAGCGCGGATAAGTTAACCAGCACTGATCATAAATAGGCCATAAGTTGGGCAACCGCTTGAGCATAAACAGAAAAGGCTTGCCAGCCTCGCCGAGCAAGGCTAATATTGCGCTCGCTTAGCAGTAGCGCGTCCTTAGCTCAGTTGGTTAGAGCACTACCTTGACATGGTAGGGGTCGGTGGTTCGAATCCACTAGGACGCACCATTCTATCTCCGTAGATATTACGATATAGATATCGCCGTATAGATTACATAAATTGCTAGCATCTGCGTCCTTAGCTCAGTTGGTTAGAGCACTACCTTGACATGGTAGGGGTCGGTGGTTCGAATCCACTAGGACGCACCAAACATTAAAAAGCCCGCTCATTGAGCGGGCTTTTTGCTTTGCGGTCTACGATCGGTGAGGAGTGAGGGTAAAGCGTGAGGAGCAATCTCGCATCCGAAGATTCGGTATCTTGCTCATCACGCCTCCCGTTTAACGCCTCGCATCTCAACTCCTTACAAGAACTTACTTCGCCTGCATCGCCATCACGGTGGCGATGTTCTGCGCGGTGAAGGTCACGTTTACTTCGGCGTCGGCAAAGGCTTCTTTCAGCGTCATCACGCGCGGCATAATGGAGAATACCGCATCAATACCGTGCTCACAGACCACGGCGACATCCGCACTCAGGCTACCGGCGATGCCGATCACGGGAATGTCATACAGCTTGGCGGTCTTGGCCACGCCAATCGGCGTTTTGCCAAAGATAGTTTGACTGTCGAGGCGGCCTTCACCGGTGATCACTAAATCGGCACCTTTCACCAGCTCTTTTAAGTTAGTGGCTTCTACCACAATCTCGATACCCGGCTTAAAGGTGGCCTTCATAAAGGTCATCATGCCAAAGCCCATACCACCGGCAGCACCCGCACCACTGGTGTTACGCTGATCGCTAAAGCCACTGGCCACAATCACATCCGCCAGATGAGTCAGGGCTTTTTCAAGCTCCGCTCTTTTCTCTTCAGTGGCACCTTTTTGCGGACCAAAGATGGCGGTAGCCCCGCGCTCACCTAATAACGGGTTATCTACGTCACAGGCCACTTCAAAAGTACACTCAGCCATGGCAGGGTGCAGCTCGCTTAAATCAATGCTGTGCACATCGATTAAAGCCGCGCCCCCATCTTTAATAGAGTTGCCCTGCGCATCGTTAAACTTAGCGCCCAATGACATCAGCATGCCGATGCCGGCGTCGTTAGTGGCACTGCCGCCTAGACCAACGATAATGTGGCGCACACCTGCATCCAGTGCATGACGCACCAACTCACCAGTGCCGCGCGAGGTGGCCACGCAAGGGTCGCGCTCTTCTAACAGTACATGGTGTAAACCCGATGCAGACGCCATTTCAATCACGGCGGTGTGGCCATCACCCAACAAACCATAGTGGGCGTCAACTTGATTACCCAATGGGCCCGTCACTTGAGTGCGCACTATATTACCGTCAGTCACGGCTACCAGTGCTTCTACTGTGCCCTCACCACCGTCGGCCATGGGTACTAACACGTACTCCGCATCCGGAAATACGGTTTGAAAACCATTTTTAATCGCTTCGGCCACTTCGAGCGCGGACAGACTTTCTTTAAAAGAATCAGGAGCAATAACAATCTTTTTCATGTCAGTACCTTAAATGATGAGGTGCAAAGAGAGCTTAGTATCTGTGTTCTGGTCGTAAAAGGCCATGTGCAAATGCACAGTCATATACAGAGAATTATGTGCATCTAGCGCCCTGCTTACGACTGTATGGCACGATAAATGTTCATTGATGCTTAGCTTGATACATTGAAGACCCTCTCTTCGGTAAAGAGGACTTCAGCAGGCCAGCGCAGCTGGAGGGTATTAAAAAAACCACAACACCGCGGCGAATAAATTGCCGCCTACGGTTACTCCCTTAATCGAGGATAATTTTACCCAAATACAAACGGAAGAGCTGATCCAACTTTTTATAATCGACACCGGTAATGTCTTGAATTTTTTCGAGGCGGTTACGCAGCGTATTACGGTGAATATTCAGCTGTTGGGCGCACGAGCTCATGTCGATAGAGGAAGACATTAAGGTTTGCAGCGTTAAGCGCAGCGCGCCATTGGCATCTTGTGCACACAGAGCACGGTATTCTTTGGTGAGCTCCGACAGATGCCAGCCTTTGGCGATGGAGCTAATGATGATTTTCTCTTTATGACTGTCGTAGTAGTAGCTGTTGCTATCTAAAGTAGCACTGGCGTCACCGCTCACACTATCTAACTCGACTAGCCCAAACTGCAGTGCCGCACTGGCGGTGGCTTGCGATAAGGCCAGCGTCGAATAAGCAGTGACAGTTGCACCAATACCGGTCTTAAACGGTTGGCCTAACAATCGACCAGTCTCTGCTATTTTAGCCGTGACATTCGCGTTAGCATCGAGGATAAAGCTCAAACTTGCGTCTGAGTTAAAACAAAATAGACCATTTAAGGCCAGCTCTAAGGCGGGAGTAAGGTCTAGTTTTTGTTGCATCATGCGCGGCGGATACGCAGGCTTCATGGTTACGCACAGTGCCGGCAACCGTAAGCTGAGTTGTAATTTCTTTAACTGGGCGCAGGCCTCTGTCTCATCCAGCTGGCCTTGCAGCAATTGCTTAATGCAGTTCTCTTTTTCAATGCGCAGTTGCAGGGCTGCATCTTTTTCGCGGCTTTGCTCCACTAACAGCTCTGCCGTCATTTTCAATAAGGCACCCAGTTCGCATACTCGGTCAGGATCGCCGGTAATCCCCACCACGCCGATGCAGTTACCTTGATACTCGATGGGCAAATTGACGCCTGGCTTAGCGCCGGCTAAAAAGCGGGTATCGGCAAGATCCACCGTCACCGACTCTTGATGCTCAATCACCCAGCGCGCACCTTGATGCTCGCGCCCTACTCGGCTGGCATCGGTGGACGCCACCACTATGCCCTGCTTGTTCATCACGTTGATGTCGTAGGGGATTAGCCCCTTAGTACGGGCGATGATCTTTTCAGCAATAATATCTTCAATTTCCATCATTATTGCCTTTGAGATTGATGATGAGAGTGAAAGTTGAGATTTAAACGTTAAGAGCCAGATTAAGTGTAAATGTCATCATTTAGGCTCGTATCAATAGCAGTGCTAGAGCTATGTTATCATTTTAGACATGCAAAACATGTGTGGGGGGCACTTTGTCGATTGAGCGCATTAAGTTCAATGTTTGCCATCATTCAGTTATCCCACTCAACCTGCCATTCCCAATTTGTAGCACACCTAACTTGCCTCCCCCCCTAATGCGTGAGTCCTAGCCGCAGATTATAAAGATGAACGAGCTTTGGTAACTGCGTTTTTTGCAAGCTAAGGGTTAACAGCACGCTGGATAGTTGGCAGAGTTAGACATTCATTAAGCCTTTGTATGTTGGCATAATAAATATTAGCGTAATGATGACCGATTAATTCACTTATCGATTGGTTTGTTAGCGCCAGCTTTTGGCTTTGATTTTCATAAGTGCGAACATAAATGGGCTTTTGCGCCAGCAGCACCAGTATAAAGAGAAGAATACTGCCTCTTTGGCTGCCACAAAACATGCATAGTTACGTTAACGGAAATAAGAGTAAGATAAAAAACAAAAAAACCCTCGTAAGCGAGGGCAAAATAAACGGAAACGTGCTTAAACAGAGCTACACATTAGAGCTGCGTGACTGCCCACTCAAGCTGGGCAATTGACTAAGCTGTAATGTTTATCCAATCTAACTGCTGAGAAATATGAAGTCAACGGATAAAAGAACAATCCCCACCCTCCCATTTCTTACGACACAAGCAGCCAACATTGACGTCAACGTTAGCCACTAATGCCCCTCGCAAGCATTTGCTTATGTTTTGAGGATGATTTTTGCGACAGTCTCATTCCAGTCTTACAAATAATGGCCTTATGCAGCAGCCAAAAATGTGGTTAGTTTCGCAAATTCATCGATATTTCTGAGCGTTACACAAGCGCAAAGCCCAAATCGTGTCTAACCTTTCAACAAGGGAATGAAGATGCGCGTAAGGCTCAAGTAAAGCCAGTTAAAGAGCTTATTCAGCTTGAGTTCGGTTTTTAGGGGGATGACATCATGGGTATTTTCGAGCATTACCAATCACGCTATGAAAAAGCCAAGGAAGAAGAGTATAGCCTGCAAGAGTTTCTCGATATGTGTCGAGAAGACAAAGCCTGTTATGCCTCCGCTTCCGAGCGGCTATTAATGGCAATCGGTGAACCTGAAATGGTCGACACGGCACATGAGCCAAGATTAAGTCGATTGTTCTCAAATAGGGTGGTTGCACGCTACCCAGCCTTTGCTGAGTTTTATGGCATGGAGGAAAGTGTTGAACAAATTGTGTCCTATTTAAAACACGCGGCACAAGGGTTAGAAGAAAAGAAACAAATCTTATATTTGTTGGGCCCAGTGGGCGGCGGTAAATCCTCATTGGCGGAATGCATTAAAGCCTTAATGCAAAAAATGCCGGTGTATCGTATTAAAGGCTCACCGGTTAACGATCACCCTTTCTGTTTATTTGATGCGACAGAAGACGGCGCCGTGTTAGAGCAAGAGTACGGTATTCCTAAGCGCTATCTACGAGCCATTATGTCGCCGTGGGCGGTGAAGCGCTTGCATGAGTACGGAGGCGACATTACTCGCTTTCGAGTAGAGAAAGTCTATCCGTCGGTATTGGATCAAATCGCCATCGCGAAAACCGAACCCGGTGATGACAACAACCAAGACATTTCCTCCTTAGTGGGCAAGGTCGACATCCGTCAATTGGAGCACTTCTCCCAAGATGACGCGGATGCTTACTCCTATTCCGGCGCCTTGTGCAAAGCTAACCAAGGCTTGATGGAATTTGTGGAAATGTTTAAAGCGCCGATTAAGGTGCTCCACCCCTTACTGACCGCTACTCAAGAGGGTAACTATAACGGTACTGAGGGTTTGTCTGCCCTGCCCTTCGAAGGCATTATTTTAGCGCACTCGAACGAGTCAGAATGGCAACACTTTAAGCACAACCGTAACAATGAGGCTTTCTTAGACCGGGTTTATATCGTGAAAGTACCCTATTGCTTACGGGTCACGGAAGAAATTGATATCTACCAAAAGCTGCTGACTAACAGTGAGTTGGCCCATGCTAAGTGCGCGCCAGGTACCTTAGAGGCGTTGGCCCAATTTACCGTCTTGTCTCGCTTAAAAGATCCTGAAAACTCTAACCTTTACTCCAAAATGCGGGTCTATAACGGGGAGAGTTTGAAAGACACGGATCCTAAGGCTAAGTCCTACCAGGAGTATCGAGACTACGCGGGCGTGGATGAGGGTATGAGCGGCTTATCGACCCGTTTTGCCTTTAAAATCTTATCGCGGGTGTTTAACTTCGACCACACGGAGATAGCCGCCAACCCAGTGCACTTGTTCTATGTACTGGAGCAACAAATTGAGCGTGAACAATTTGCTCAAGAGACGCACGACCGCTACTTAGAGTTTATTAAGGGCCACCTTATTCCTAAGTATGTGGAGTTTATTGGTAAAGAAATTCAAACCGCTTATTTAGAGTCCTACTCCGAGTACGGGCAAAATATCTTTGACCGCTACGTGGTGTATGCAGACTTTTGGATCCAAGATCAGGAATATCGGGATCCGGATACAGGCCAGCTGTTTGACCGTTCAGCCCTCAACGCCGAACTGGAGAAAATAGAAAAGCCAGCGGGCATTAGTAACCCCAAAGACTTCCGTAACGAGATAGTGAACTTTGTGTTGCGGGCACGCGCCAATAACGCCGGTAAGAATCCGAACTGGACCAGTTACGAGAAGCTCAGAACCGTAATCGAGAAGAAAATGTTTTCGAATACAGAAGAGCTATTACCGGTCATCTCCTTTAATGCCAAGACCAGTGCTGATGAACAGAAAAAACACGATGATTTTGTCGCCCGCATGATGGAGAAAGGTTATACCCGTAAACAGGTTCGATTATTATCTGAGTGGTATCTGCGCGTGCGCAAGTCCACTTAATAAGTGAGCGTTGGGGGAAATTATGGCGCATTTTATCGACAGACGACTAAATGGCCGCAACAAAAGCGCTGTCAACCGGCAGCGCTTTATCCGCCGCTACCAACAACAACTAAAAAAAGCGGTGTCAGATGCGGTGCTTAAACGCAGTATTCAGGACATAGATAACG is a window of Oceanisphaera sp. IT1-181 DNA encoding:
- a CDS encoding TerB family tellurite resistance protein, whose amino-acid sequence is MLNKLKQLLTLEAQKPSTGPSKDMAMAALLAEVMLADGEASPEEQARMSQLLQRLTQQTPQEIQQLLAECLAKQQDVVSLYEFTTELKNLPINEREQLLYSLWQLAFIDAYLDPEEEGVIRQVADLLYVPHSRFIWLKEQASQKATI
- a CDS encoding pteridine reductase, which gives rise to MSSEVVLITGAAKRIGAEISRHLHSLGYRLVLHYHHSETAALSLQQQLNDRRANSVQLVCQDLTQLHDIEAMAGRVIECFGRLDGLVNNASSFYATPFGDSTPAQWQDLLATNAAAPYFLCQALAKNLQLNQGAIVNMVDIHADKGLSQHLMYSMAKNALATLTRGLAAELAPQVRVNGIAPGAILWPEQSLTAAQKQQVLSSIPMQRLGEAQEIAETVAFLLFGPRYITGQIIALDGGRSSQGLSEA
- a CDS encoding CPXCG motif-containing cysteine-rich protein, with protein sequence MRDFFQRNVSCPHCGHHTELAIDGSQGDQDYYEDCTACCNSMHIKVVRNELKDKIEVSVDADDEQIF
- a CDS encoding riboflavin synthase subunit alpha, whose product is MFTGIVQGQGQVLEVIEKADFRTHVVSLPPEMLPGLALGASVAHNGCCLTVTAIHGQAVHFDLMQETLRVTNLGQLKVGHLVNLERAARFGDDIGGHAMSGHIMAMSALLERIETETNTTLWFGLPSELAKYVFNKGYIGIDGISLTVGQVNEDRFAVHLIPETLSRTNLGAVQPGYQVNLEIDPQTQAIVDTVERVLANR
- a CDS encoding MATE family efflux transporter yields the protein MAVTPYLREVPRLLRLCGPILVAQMAQTMISFVDTLMAGQVSATDLAAVAVATSFWLPLILLVQGVIMALTPIISQLNGARRQSEVAAAVHQGFWLTILVTLPAMLALYYSPMALHWMNVEPELAHKTAGYLHAILWGMPAYALYQVLRNFSEGLSHTLPTMVLGFIGLAVNVPANYILIHGHFGFPALGGVGCGYASALVFWVMLVGMIFYTHRSSVLSKFNIFSTISPPDWPQIRRLFKLGFPIAMAIFCEVTLFTVVALLLAPFGAEIVAGHQIAINFSSLIFMIPLSLGMAMTIRVGHTLGENQPERAKRISIVGIVFGCGVALICALATVTGRYWIGGLYTDNAQVLELAASLLLLASLYQISDSAQVIAAAALRGYKDTQTIFYITFVSFWLFGLPIGMILSLTDWLVPAMGPHGFWVGFLVGLSLAATALIWRLRVIYARVESNRRANLPLVDGM
- a CDS encoding DUF3080 family protein; its protein translation is MRAWNLIVGLTCLWLTACSPQDELTDHFQTYLTRVAYVLEVPAPPLSPPPALAPLPAQRELTLMPARISSGLLDALKLSQCDLLGLVAEHNGPAGKSLSAAGQFAYHLQFQRGLALCVTHIDDAQLHVWLTELAQLKAPLLPIYFWNMMVAEPEVRTALSPVQHSLAFNSQGGYQATLQAFSLFTHLQTQANQYAIRPLALSNIRSENRSKYRPVDINEEVSEELSEELNQALRGLYKNPYFGQLVYSLHASAEHLEQSIDFLGQLSHFNCQGANAIKAERLRNALQHYYIKDIQPYFTELDRQFVQLAPLLQASLTPPAEKADVMADYQKQLALGLESQLYVRYRTLTLQHAKVWQDFLKRCELSPKRG
- a CDS encoding glycerate kinase; translation: MKKIVIAPDSFKESLSALEVAEAIKNGFQTVFPDAEYVLVPMADGGEGTVEALVAVTDGNIVRTQVTGPLGNQVDAHYGLLGDGHTAVIEMASASGLHHVLLEERDPCVATSRGTGELVRHALDAGVRHIIVGLGGSATNDAGIGMLMSLGAKFNDAQGNSIKDGGAALIDVHSIDLSELHPAMAECTFEVACDVDNPLLGERGATAIFGPQKGATEEKRAELEKALTHLADVIVASGFSDQRNTSGAGAAGGMGFGMMTFMKATFKPGIEIVVEATNLKELVKGADLVITGEGRLDSQTIFGKTPIGVAKTAKLYDIPVIGIAGSLSADVAVVCEHGIDAVFSIMPRVMTLKEAFADAEVNVTFTAQNIATVMAMQAK
- a CDS encoding CdaR family transcriptional regulator translates to MMEIEDIIAEKIIARTKGLIPYDINVMNKQGIVVASTDASRVGREHQGARWVIEHQESVTVDLADTRFLAGAKPGVNLPIEYQGNCIGVVGITGDPDRVCELGALLKMTAELLVEQSREKDAALQLRIEKENCIKQLLQGQLDETEACAQLKKLQLSLRLPALCVTMKPAYPPRMMQQKLDLTPALELALNGLFCFNSDASLSFILDANANVTAKIAETGRLLGQPFKTGIGATVTAYSTLALSQATASAALQFGLVELDSVSGDASATLDSNSYYYDSHKEKIIISSIAKGWHLSELTKEYRALCAQDANGALRLTLQTLMSSSIDMSSCAQQLNIHRNTLRNRLEKIQDITGVDYKKLDQLFRLYLGKIILD
- a CDS encoding PrkA family serine protein kinase; this encodes MGIFEHYQSRYEKAKEEEYSLQEFLDMCREDKACYASASERLLMAIGEPEMVDTAHEPRLSRLFSNRVVARYPAFAEFYGMEESVEQIVSYLKHAAQGLEEKKQILYLLGPVGGGKSSLAECIKALMQKMPVYRIKGSPVNDHPFCLFDATEDGAVLEQEYGIPKRYLRAIMSPWAVKRLHEYGGDITRFRVEKVYPSVLDQIAIAKTEPGDDNNQDISSLVGKVDIRQLEHFSQDDADAYSYSGALCKANQGLMEFVEMFKAPIKVLHPLLTATQEGNYNGTEGLSALPFEGIILAHSNESEWQHFKHNRNNEAFLDRVYIVKVPYCLRVTEEIDIYQKLLTNSELAHAKCAPGTLEALAQFTVLSRLKDPENSNLYSKMRVYNGESLKDTDPKAKSYQEYRDYAGVDEGMSGLSTRFAFKILSRVFNFDHTEIAANPVHLFYVLEQQIEREQFAQETHDRYLEFIKGHLIPKYVEFIGKEIQTAYLESYSEYGQNIFDRYVVYADFWIQDQEYRDPDTGQLFDRSALNAELEKIEKPAGISNPKDFRNEIVNFVLRARANNAGKNPNWTSYEKLRTVIEKKMFSNTEELLPVISFNAKTSADEQKKHDDFVARMMEKGYTRKQVRLLSEWYLRVRKST